DNA from Nymphaea colorata isolate Beijing-Zhang1983 chromosome 4, ASM883128v2, whole genome shotgun sequence:
ATCCCAGTCATTGATGAACTTTTGGATGAACTAACAGGAGCTTCCATATTTTCCAAACTAGATCTTAGAGCGGGTTATCACCAGATCCGCATGGAAGAAGGGGATGTGTCAAAAACGGCGTTCAGGACTCACGATGGACACTATGAGTTCTTAGTAATGCCATTCGGTCTCACCAACGCCCCAGCAACAGCGATGCATGAACGATGTGTTTCGTCAATACCTTCGGGATTTTGTTTTGGTATTCTTCGATGGCATACTGGTCTACAGTCGAAGCCTTGAGCAACatgagtgttagaatatgttgttgtgggaaccgagtccatatctggacccggttctatgagGCGCAGGTACCCTAGGcagcttctcctctctctcttctttatattgtcacttatgtacaaatgttgaattaagtgaaatagaattttctctctcctagggttgcggtgtgcacctaggtagagcttcccgtggtttttttcctcatccgaggtttttccacgtacatcgtgtgttcttcttcctcttcctctacgtggttcgggtttctacatggtatcagagccctcgaagttggagaagagtttttttttccgCGGATCGTTAGACGTGGAAGCTTTTCGTCGCCCGGCGCCGCTGCTCCGTTCCGCCGTCCTCCGTTTCCTGCCGCCTTCGTCCGTTCCGGCCGCCGTCGAACAGTgatcgccctgctctgccgccacCGTCCTCCGTGCCGTCgacgctgcctcattcccgccgccgtcgcctgCCTTCtgtcgccgctgcctcattcccgccgccgccgctgcctcattcccgtcgctgccgctgcctcattcccgtcaACTCTCCGTTtatgtgcctcttgttgctgtgtgcttgtttgtgatggcagaagcgatggggactcaaaaagatgccgttcttgacgcgggcaacgcctccaagactgagaacgtgccgatccaggtcacctccatccgtctgaccaaggacaattacctatcttggtctgccgctctcgagattgggattactagccgtgggcgtctctcttacatcactggcgacaaacctgcgcccatcaaatctgatcctcaatgggcgacgtgggcgttggaggacagccaggtgaaggtgtggattatcagctccgtgtcctccgatatccagcccctcattctgcggaagccgacctctttcgatatgtggactgtgcttgcaaagatgtatggtcgcaagaagagacatctgcgcacctatcagattaaacgcagtatttactccctgacacagggtgacttgtctgtggctgccttctatgctgccctgaagaccaaatgggaggagctagattatcatgtgactgatgagtggaagtgcggttcagatcattccctctactgggaaaaggaatggatggaccgtacgtttctgtttctgggaggcctgcgggatgaatttgagtctattcgtagccagattcttaatggtgatgagattccggggatagaggaagtatatgctcgtgttgagtctgaagaataACGttgccaggtgatgcatcttgacaccggtcatggcccttctgcctttgtcagccgtgccacagggactgggcagcgtcctgcccggcattgcactcattgcaacaagttggggcattcagtggatttctgttgggatcttcatcccgagaagagactggtcagaggtcgtcctccctctggcaagcgtagcccttctgtgtctgattcccgTCAGAACAAtccttctagtggtgcaaaatccaagctgtcccctgatcaactcaaggagctacaggcgtacatcagccgcctatctactacccctgaggagtcctccacgtctgagggggctcagctagcccaagccctcgttgcctcgactgatcaaggtaacccttctcttggtgattggattgttgatagtggagccactcaccacatgacaggggactctaaactctttcaagaatatcaactttcctctggcaagcaacgcgtgtctatggcagatgggtcttctatctctgtggctgggcaagggagcttgtccctgttgaacaaataccgtctccacaatgccctgcatgttccaaatattcttgtgaacttactctctgtcagcagtattactaaagaattaaactgtaatctgattttttctgctgatcactgttccctgcaggacttggtgacggggaagaagattgggattggttcggttactgatgggctctacaggctgccggtaaaAGTTGCTTctgcattgatttctgccacgagtggtcacttgtctggtgtgaacgatagatctacggttctgcgatggcacgagcatcttggacatctcccctttccgttaataaagaagttgtttcctcatttgtttgcttctgtctccattgactccttcgcttgtgaagtgtgtcaattggctaaacatgtcagggcttcgtaccctatttcattgaataaaaccactcatctgtttgccttagttcattccgatgtttggggtccttctggagtacccacgtgtggtggttgtcactattttttgaacgcttattgatgattactctagatgtacgttcgtgtacttgttgcgagaacgtagtgaggttccagcagttgtgaaaaactttgttgcctttgttgagactcaattccatacaactgtccaagctttccgtacggataatgcaagggaatatgtctcccaatcccttgatgatttcttgaaaggcaagggtattgttcatgaaacctcttgtagctataccccccctcaaaatggtatagctgaacgaaaaaatcgtcatcttttgaatgttactcgggccattatgttccaacgtcatgtccctaagcggtattggggtgatgcacttctcactagtgcacatctcattaaccgtatgcctactagggtgttggatggtcagtctccatattctaccctgtggcccactcagaatccgtggcctcttactcctcgtgtctttgggtgcagttgttttgtgcataatcatagccctactctcaaaaagcttgatccccggtctattaaaggagttttcttggggtactcttccactcagaaggggtacaaatgtgtggatcccactacttccaaagtgtatgtttcgagggatgtcacatttcatgaacatgagtcgtatttttcggtgaatcctcttcagggggagtgccttgggaacaaaggggaagagtattcttctaatcagctgattcagtttatggagtttttggattacaaggttagtcccagtgtgattgacacggtcacggtcagtaatgagaagggcagtcatatggaaggggtcacggtggatgctcagcccattgttgcccgggatcacttgtttggccaggtttatgtcagaaaggagaaagctacagtggaagatgttggtgatgaggatagaaccaatcccaatcctgtgatctccccggatgacccaagtccatcgaatgaagagctccctattgctttgcgcaaaggcaccaggtcatgtacttctcaccctattcagagatttgtttcttatgctaagatCAGTACAAACTACaagtgttttatcacaaccttatccaaagttgttattcccaggtcggtggatgatgctaaggatgatcccaagtggttacatgctatgacggaggagatgggtgcgttagcgaagaacaaaacatgggaagttgttgatatccctaaagggacacacttagttggctctaagtgggtttacaacgtgaagtacaaacctgatggcactgtagatcgatataaagctcgtctggttgcaaaggggttcagccagaagtatgggatcgactatcttgagacctttgcccctgttgcaaagttgaagaccgtgagggttattcttgctcttgctgtgcacaggaagtggcgcatggaccagcttgatgttaaaaatgcgttcttgaacggccatctggaggaagaagtctatatgagcatgcctcccgggtatgttcaagagggaaaatgttgtcacctcaagaaagctttgtatggcctgaagcagtcgcctagagcttggtttgagagactaaggatcgttatgaagtctactgggtacaagcaaggaaatggagatcataccctattcataaagcagagagatggtctggtgagtcttctccttgtctatgttgatgatatgattgttactggcagtgatgaagaagaaaacagaaagatgaaggagagattagctaaagaattcgacctcaaggatctgggtaagctgagatactttctggggatagagattgctcgatcagagacagggctggttatgaatcaaaggaagtacactcttgacttactaaaggagacaggtaaacttggttgtaggccctatcttactcctatggagtcggggactaagataagtatcaagacgggcactattctggatgaggaaggaaaagggcgatatcagaggctagtcggcaagcttatctatcttactctaactcgccctgatatcacgtatgcggtaaatgtgctaagtcaatttatgcatgctcccacggattgtcactggaagagtgcagaaagagtgttgggatatctaaagaatgacccaggaaaaggactgctgtatactcgacaagacaaacttactattgagggctactcagatgcagattgggcaggttgcactgacacaaggaggtccactacagggtattgtatctttcttggaggtaacctagttgtttggagaagtaagaggcaagaagtatgttcgaggtctagtgctgaggctgagtacagggctgttgcaatgggggttacagagatgctgtggctgaagattcttttgactgatattggtgtggaactgggagataaaatgaagatgtactgtgacaacaagtctgcgattaatcttgccaataatccagttctacacgacaggaccaaacatgtggagattgaccgtcattttatccgggaacgcattgactcaaaggagctgattctgccatatatgaagtctgaagatcaagttgcagacgtcctaactaaagggctttgtacttcttcattcgaaaagaatgttagcaagcttggcatgtttggcgcgggtaccgaggcagactcggtaccctaggcggcttctcctctctcccttctttatattgtcacttatgtacaaatgttgaattaagtgaaatagaattttctctctcctagggttgcggtgtgcacctaggtagagcttcccgtggtttttttcctcatccgaggtttttccacgtacatcgtgtgttcttcttcctcttcctctacgtggttcgtgtttctacaatgaGCAACAGCTCTGCATTGTGTTAGAAATCTTGAGAGAAAATACCCTATATGcaaagatgtccaaatgcagttttgggcAATCATCCATAGGGTATCTGGGACACATCGTGTCCAAAGAAGGAGTGAAAGCCGACCCTGAAAAGCTACAAGCGATGGAGCAGTGGCCACTACCGAAGGACCCACGTGGTATGAGAGGATTCTTAGGCCTCACAGGCTACTACCGACGATTTATTCAGGGATATGAACTGATTGCATCTCCCTTAACTCACATGTTAAAAAAGGGAGAGTTCACATGGACGGATAAGGCTAGAGAAGCCTTCACCAAGCTGAAAGCAGCTATGATGAGTGCACTTGTACTCACCTTGCCAGACTTTACCAAAGAGTTTGTGGTAGAAACAGACGCCAGTGATATTGGAGTTGACGCAGTTTTAAGTCAAGAAAGCCATCCAATTGCCTTCATGTCAAAGGCCTTGACCAGCAAGGCAAAACCGTTATCTACCTATGAGAAATAATTGTTGGCTATAGTCTTGGCAGTTGAAAAATGGAGGCCCTATCTCATTGGGTGAAGATTCGTTGCCAGAACCGATCATAGTAGTCTACGATGCATGGTGAAGCGGAGAATATCAACGCCAACCCAGCAGAGATGGCTAGACAAGCTCCTTGGCTATGACTTTACAatagagtacaagaagggtaTTGAGAATTGTACAGCAGATTCACTATCGTGCATGCCTGAACAGTTGATGACGCTATCGGTTCTAGGAACAAATTTGTGGGAGCAATTGATCTGTGAACAAGATGAGGATCTGAACCTGAGGTTATTGAAACAATCCCTTAGGCAGAACCCTAATTCAATCCCACATTACAAGATGAGGGGCGATATCCTTtgtagaaagaagaagacagtTGTGCCAAAGAACTCCTCACTCAAGCAAGAACTGCTTAAACACTTTCACGATTCAAGGTCATGAAGGCGTTGCCAAGACCTTAGGGCGCATCAAGGCCCAATTCTGGTGGGAAGGCCTCAAAACCAATGTGAGAGACTATGTCAAGGCATGTCCAACATGCCAACGTGAAAAATATGAGGCAACCAAGCCTCCAGGGCACATGAATCTGTTACCTATTCCGGAAAAGCCTTGGGAAGGCGTCTCCATAGACATCATAGACGCCATGCCTCGGGCAGAGGGGAAAGAAGTTGTTCTTGTAGTGGTAGACCGATTAACAAAGTACAGTCATTTCGCGGCCCTTCCCAAGATCTATCATGGGCCGATGGTTGCTAATGTCTACCAAGATTCTGTGCGAAAACTGCATGGGATGCCCCGAACCATTGTATGTGATCGTGACTCCATCTTCCTCAACGCTTTTTGGAGGGAATACATGAAGATGGCGGGAACAATCATCAATTTTAGTACAGTTCACCACCTGCAGACTGATGGGCAGAGCGAGGTGGTGAACAGGACATTAGAAACCTATCTAAGGTGTTACGCTGGCGAGAGACCCAATACGTGGGTCAAGTACTTGTCatgggctgagtggtcctacAACACTAACCTGCATTCGGGAACTGGCATAACACCTTACGAGGCTTTATATAGATATCCACCTCCTTCAATTCCATGTTATGAGGTTAACTCGGCTAGGGAGGACAAAGTGGATTGTGCTATGCGCAATCGTGATGAAGTCCTAGCCACCTTGAAGAGTAATATTGAGAGAGCCCAGGCCAGAATGAAGAAAGCACATGACAAAGGGCGGAAAGACGGGGAATTTGAAGTTGGCGGTATGGTTTGGTTGAAAAGACTGCCTATGAGGCAGAAGTCATTACTGGGGCAGCCTTACTCCATGCTTTTGCCTAGGTACTATGGACTATTTCGAGTCTTGCAGAAGGTTGGAAAGGCTGCATATCGAATTGCTTTGCCTCCCACGGCTTTATTGCACCCGGTCTTCCATGTTTCCAGCTTAAGCCTCATCATGGACCTATACCTGAGCATGAAGAACCTATTCCAGATGTCAGACCACGTCCATATCGCATCTTGAAGCATCGTTGGGTCATTAGAGAAGGCCGGGCATGTCATGAAGTGCTAATAGAATGAGAGGGAATCGATGGAGGAACCTTTTGGGAGTTGTTCGATCAAATCACACTCCAATTTCCTATTacaagagcttggggacaagctcattcTAAGGAAGGTAGATCTGATACGGTCCAAGCAAGGACCGTGCCTAGAATGGCAGGGGACACGGCCGAGAGCAGCCATCAAGGGCGGGGCCACCCCGCCCTACAGTAGGCTAAGGCCGACCAAGGTCAAATTGACCCAACTCATggtcaagagggaggagtgggTGGTGCAGACCAAGGCGTTGTCATCGGCAGAGAGGATGAAGGAACACTTAGAGTTGGAGCAGAGGGTGGTGAGGGCGGAATTGCAATGGCTCTAAGTGGAAAAATGGAAGAAGACTCCGGCGTAGATCCGATCTCTTTATCTAAAGACCAAAAAGGTGGGTCTAACTCCGGCCTAGATCGAGTCCACCTTGTGTCGGTCGAACCCGGTCACTTAGGGCCAACCTAGGGCGACGCCTAGgcaaatttggatccaaatcaaagGCCAAACATGTGCGGTCTAGAGGAGGATCCGTTTAGGATGCGAGACAATAGGTCTCAAACTTGGATTTTCGTTATTTGTTTAAGCATTTTGCTTTTGCGCCTTTGCTTTGGTTGATTTGGACTGGTTCATGAGCTTTGGAACCGGATTTAATCCAAGACtataaatattttgtaaatctttcatttcatatgcAATTAGAAGAATTTGAATTCATTTGTCTCTTgactctctctcctcacggttctctcctctctccttgTGCACCTTCTTCCCCACGgcactttcttttcttcctcgtTCTCACATTTGGGAGAAACCGACAGCCATTGCCGATTTTAACCAAGCTTCTGCAAATCCGAGGGCTTCTTCTTATCCTTtgccttttttcttcctctcttctcatCCACTTGCCCAAGGTTCGACGGCTTGAAGCATACGACTCCTCCATTCAAAATCAGAGGTTAGTACGTTAAGATTAAGGTGCTAATTTGTGCAACTCCGTTGAATTGACTTGGGTTAAGATTCAGCCATTAGGAAGTCGTGAACTCTCGATTCTAGCCGTGAGATTCACTATTTTCCTTGGTGGAAGCTTTCCCCATATCCGTTCTTACGGGTCACAAGGGATCTCCTTGGTTGCTCGTGCAAAACCTTAAGTGTTGAAGGCTTTCGTCGATTTAATTGGTCAAAGGAACATGTTCTAGCATTCGGCTCTAGCTTGTATTCTTAtgggaaaaattcaaaaaaaaaaaagaaaggagaaaaagaagagaaaataggcgagaaaagaaagaaaaagaaaaagaaaaagaagaaaaacgcCCAAAGAAAAAGTATTGAAAATTGAATTCCTGTAAAGTTAGAAGCAAGTTTGGTCGATTTGGGAGTGGCCGGAATTCTGAAATTCTGGCCACCGCTGCACACTTTCCGGCATACATTTGGTATTTTTCGGCCAACATTTGGGACTTCCGGTCTGAGATTCGAGTACACCTTGAGCAGCTTCAAAACATCTCGCAAGGGTGACAGCCACATTTGGGGGAAAACCGGCGGATCGCGTGGAGGATCTCCTAGGTGCACTCACCTAGCCGCCGATGCATTTGGGGATTTCTGGTCGTCATCCCTACATTTGAGGTAAGTGGAATTCTACTTTGGCCTTTCGCAATTCTAACTTTTTATCTCAGCCACGTGGCAGCCATCGAGAGCAAGGAGGGATCCATCGAGATTGAGTTGGAGATTCCCTTCCACATTTGGTGGGCTCGCCCCTCCTTTTGAGGAATCATTTGGGATCAAATCCCATTCATTTAGGTAGTGTCCTTCATTTTAGGACTTAGCCTCCCCTAGCTCACCATTTGTCCTCAACCCCGAACCCATTCACACCCTTAACCTATTTCCAAAACCCCACGTGTGATCTCATTTGGCCTACCCGATCCTACCTTCTAGGCATTTCCTTAGCCTCCCTTCCTAGACTCGTGGAAGGTAGCCTCGATGCACCATACACCTCAGCCTACATTTTAGGAGCTCAATCCCCATCCGGATTTCTCTCCTAGACATTTGCCTAACACCCCTCACTCGCCTCTAGCTAGCCGCCATTTCCATTTGGCTCATTTCCCCCACTCATTTCCCATTTCCAATTATCCAAAGTGCC
Protein-coding regions in this window:
- the LOC116253295 gene encoding uncharacterized mitochondrial protein AtMg00860-like translates to MSKCSFGQSSIGYLGHIVSKEGVKADPEKLQAMEQWPLPKDPRGMRGFLGLTGYYRRFIQGYELIASPLTHMLKKGEFTWTDKAREAFTKLKAAMMSALVLTLPDFTKEFVVETDASDIGVDAVLSQESHPIAFMSKALTSKAKPLSTYEK